The following are encoded together in the Pseudomonadota bacterium genome:
- a CDS encoding winged helix-turn-helix domain-containing protein has protein sequence MPEPERPQFNRWKVGDFHFDANSNRLFGAGREVLLEPKPAALLAYLCENAGRSIGRDELLSAVWHGQIVSDNSINRAIVLLRKALRDDSKARRYIATIPKLGYRLIAEVVGVEQPATLARSGGLMRLWRQFALGGTVLGLALWMVFSGSRSTSPKPLVRELAPLSRLSDSQFNAHLASDGRRLAYTASDGTWDVIFLLSGDNATPQPISALAGHANFPTWSHSGDFLVYQFMSGDRCEIHRIARDQFSARAAEVIYQCLPGSYSELSLSPDDTTLYFLERPTPDAPYAVYSLALDQQSKKRLSQPMVSGYGNHFVDVHPESGALLLLSDHAPGKTSVYVIDPASDSFTLRRRFSYGLDSAIWSHREGFMVHPSRHPSYQLLESSLDGGPEQVLVSDSRRIRSPRRIGVPGEASGEYLFTSYLYNRDIRLRGMADPTVSSAVMDYLPALSHRGDLLAFISKRSGESQIWLKHLDDGSLTAIEMPDAGRRFYDLAWSFDDTRLLANTSTGVLVYSLAERVYTHNISLPLPAYAVSWHDEQTLSLSHFEQGRWRAYRLALDGGDEPLPLDSRWAFTLGNARQQLWLDQSLRVFRSSQELTALNQCASPLWRYQLRYRLDGDDLYCHAVDADGDLLRFDAAMNSERLPGVVHRFEFFSARAGLVASTHVASSHSDIMRTRSKRME, from the coding sequence ATGCCCGAACCTGAGCGCCCACAGTTCAACCGCTGGAAAGTTGGCGATTTTCACTTCGACGCGAATAGCAATCGGCTTTTCGGCGCTGGGCGCGAGGTGTTGCTTGAGCCCAAGCCGGCGGCCTTGCTGGCTTACCTCTGCGAAAACGCCGGCCGCAGCATTGGGCGAGACGAACTGCTCAGCGCGGTATGGCATGGACAGATTGTGTCGGATAACTCGATCAACCGTGCCATCGTGCTGCTGCGCAAGGCCCTGAGGGACGACAGCAAGGCGCGGCGGTACATCGCTACCATCCCTAAACTTGGCTATCGCTTGATTGCTGAGGTAGTAGGCGTTGAGCAGCCTGCAACCCTCGCTCGAAGTGGTGGACTCATGAGGTTGTGGCGCCAGTTCGCTCTAGGCGGGACCGTCCTCGGATTGGCGCTGTGGATGGTCTTCTCCGGATCCAGGTCGACGTCACCAAAACCATTGGTCCGTGAGCTCGCGCCCTTATCCCGGCTCAGCGACAGCCAGTTCAACGCTCATCTCGCCAGCGACGGCAGGAGGCTGGCCTACACTGCAAGTGACGGGACGTGGGATGTGATCTTCCTGCTCTCTGGGGATAACGCGACGCCGCAGCCGATCAGCGCGCTGGCGGGCCACGCCAATTTTCCGACCTGGTCGCACAGCGGTGATTTTCTCGTATACCAATTTATGTCCGGTGACCGCTGCGAGATTCATCGGATTGCGCGTGATCAGTTCTCCGCGCGCGCTGCGGAGGTGATTTATCAGTGTTTGCCCGGAAGCTATTCGGAGCTGTCGCTCTCGCCGGACGACACCACGCTGTATTTCCTGGAGCGGCCGACGCCAGATGCGCCTTATGCTGTCTACAGCCTTGCGCTAGACCAGCAAAGCAAAAAGCGCCTCTCACAGCCCATGGTTTCCGGCTACGGCAATCACTTTGTTGACGTCCACCCGGAAAGCGGTGCGCTTCTGCTTCTCAGTGACCATGCGCCCGGCAAGACCTCGGTGTATGTCATAGACCCAGCCAGCGATAGCTTTACCTTGCGCCGACGCTTTTCGTACGGCCTGGACAGTGCAATCTGGAGCCACCGCGAAGGATTTATGGTTCATCCTTCTCGACACCCCTCTTACCAGCTGCTGGAATCGTCGCTGGACGGCGGGCCAGAGCAGGTTCTCGTGTCCGACAGTCGGCGCATCCGGAGCCCAAGGCGGATCGGTGTTCCGGGCGAGGCCAGCGGTGAGTATCTCTTCACCTCCTATCTTTACAACCGCGATATCCGGCTGCGAGGTATGGCCGATCCAACGGTGAGTTCTGCCGTCATGGATTACCTCCCCGCGCTCTCGCACCGCGGCGACCTGTTAGCATTCATTTCCAAGCGGTCGGGTGAGAGTCAGATCTGGCTTAAACATTTGGACGACGGCAGCCTGACGGCGATCGAGATGCCGGACGCGGGACGGCGTTTCTACGATCTGGCCTGGTCGTTTGATGACACCCGATTGCTGGCCAACACCAGCACCGGCGTGCTGGTTTACTCGCTGGCCGAGCGGGTCTACACGCACAACATCAGCCTTCCGCTGCCTGCCTATGCGGTGAGTTGGCATGATGAACAGACGCTCTCGCTAAGCCACTTCGAACAGGGCCGGTGGCGCGCCTATCGGCTGGCGCTTGACGGCGGCGATGAGCCATTGCCGCTGGATTCCCGCTGGGCGTTTACGCTCGGCAATGCGCGTCAGCAGCTGTGGCTTGATCAGTCGCTGCGTGTATTTCGCTCAAGCCAGGAGCTGACGGCGCTGAATCAGTGCGCCAGCCCGCTCTGGCGCTATCAGCTGCGCTATCGGCTCGATGGCGATGACCTTTACTGCCATGCCGTTGACGCCGACGGCGATCTGCTGCGGTTCGACGCAGCCATGAATAGTGAGCGACTCCCCGGTGTGGTCCATCGCTTCGAGTTTTTCAGTGCGCGCGCTGGATTGGTGGCCAGCACACATGTTGCCAGCTCTCATAGCGACATCATGCGAACGCGTAGCAAGAGAATGGAGTGA
- a CDS encoding glycosyltransferase family 4 protein, whose protein sequence is MKIAVVHDWCVVYGGAERVLEQILDTYPEADLFSLIDKVPEDQRGFLRGKTPKTSFLQQIPGVRRMYRKLLPLMPLAIEQFDLSDYDLVISSSYCVAKGVLTGPNQLHVSYCHSPMRYAWDHYHEYLNELNLKRGPLSWFVRWQLHRIRNWDVRSANTVDRFIANSRFVQARIEKFYRRDSDLVFPPVDTDLFQPADERSGFYVAAGRFVPFKRLDLAVRAFKDLPDKQLIMIGGGPEMEKLKSLAGPNVTFLGFQPPAVMRDYLSRAKGFIFPSEEDFGIVPVEAQSCGTPVIAFGSGGALETVVPLSPGADGRGHAPTGVFFNEQTPASLREAIKQFETHALQFDPYSIAAHASSFSPRAFRENLKRIVDEALATRRYQPGTPRPLLAAA, encoded by the coding sequence ATGAAAATTGCAGTGGTTCACGACTGGTGTGTCGTTTACGGGGGTGCGGAGCGCGTCCTGGAACAGATTCTGGATACCTACCCGGAAGCGGATCTGTTTAGCCTTATCGACAAAGTACCGGAAGACCAGCGTGGATTTCTGCGTGGCAAAACCCCCAAAACCAGCTTTCTTCAACAGATCCCGGGGGTTCGCCGCATGTATCGGAAGCTGTTACCTCTGATGCCGCTGGCCATTGAGCAGTTTGATCTATCGGATTACGACCTGGTCATCTCGAGCAGCTACTGCGTAGCCAAAGGCGTGCTCACCGGGCCCAATCAGCTCCACGTGAGCTACTGCCATTCCCCCATGCGGTATGCCTGGGACCACTATCACGAGTATCTGAACGAGCTGAATCTCAAGAGAGGTCCGCTTTCCTGGTTTGTGCGCTGGCAGCTTCATCGCATTCGCAACTGGGACGTACGCTCGGCCAATACGGTGGATCGATTCATCGCCAATTCTCGGTTCGTGCAGGCCAGAATTGAGAAGTTCTATCGACGTGACTCAGATCTGGTGTTTCCGCCGGTGGATACCGATCTGTTCCAACCCGCTGACGAACGCTCAGGCTTTTATGTAGCGGCCGGGCGTTTTGTACCCTTCAAGCGCCTCGACCTGGCGGTACGCGCCTTCAAAGACCTGCCCGACAAGCAGCTAATTATGATCGGCGGCGGACCGGAGATGGAGAAGCTGAAATCACTTGCAGGACCCAACGTCACCTTCCTCGGATTCCAACCGCCGGCGGTAATGCGCGACTACCTGTCCCGGGCGAAAGGTTTCATTTTCCCCTCGGAGGAAGACTTCGGCATCGTGCCGGTGGAAGCTCAGTCCTGCGGCACTCCCGTTATCGCCTTCGGTTCCGGTGGCGCACTGGAGACCGTTGTGCCTCTATCGCCCGGGGCAGATGGGCGCGGCCACGCTCCGACCGGCGTGTTCTTCAACGAGCAAACCCCAGCATCCTTGCGGGAAGCTATCAAACAGTTCGAAACGCACGCTTTACAGTTTGATCCATATTCGATCGCAGCCCACGCGTCCAGCTTTTCTCCGAGGGCATTCCGCGAGAACCTTAAACGGATCGTGGACGAAGCCTTGGCAACGCGCCGCTATCAGCCAGGGACTCCCCGTCCGCTGCTAGCAGCCGCCTGA
- the mog gene encoding molybdopterin adenylyltransferase, with protein MSTIRIGVITASDRATAGVYEDISGKSVVETLREYLITEFEPVYRVIADEQPLIEATMSEMADKEGCCLVVTTGGTGPAPRDVTPEATEAVCEKMLPGFGELMRSTSLQYVPTAILSRQTAGIRGSTLILNLPGRPKAIRECLDAVFPAVPYCIDLIEGPRLETDESVIKAFRPRS; from the coding sequence ATGAGCACAATTCGCATCGGTGTCATCACCGCGTCTGACCGCGCGACGGCGGGTGTTTACGAAGACATCTCGGGTAAGTCCGTGGTGGAAACCTTGCGTGAATACCTGATCACCGAGTTTGAGCCGGTGTACCGCGTGATTGCCGACGAACAGCCGCTGATCGAAGCAACCATGAGCGAGATGGCCGACAAGGAAGGGTGCTGTCTGGTTGTCACAACCGGTGGCACCGGCCCTGCACCACGTGACGTCACGCCGGAGGCCACCGAAGCGGTCTGCGAAAAAATGCTGCCTGGCTTCGGCGAGCTGATGCGCTCGACGTCCTTGCAATACGTGCCGACCGCAATCCTTTCGCGTCAGACGGCCGGCATTCGCGGGAGCACGTTGATCCTCAATCTACCGGGTCGTCCGAAGGCGATTCGCGAATGTCTGGACGCAGTCTTTCCTGCGGTACCCTACTGCATTGATCTCATTGAAGGTCCGCGTCTTGAAACTGACGAGAGTGTTATCAAAGCCTTCAGGCCTCGCTCCTGA
- a CDS encoding penicillin acylase family protein translates to MARRAALGRLSELFGEATLITDTDSRLFGFRRIAQDHWPVLNEENQQTLSDFVAGLNAYINLHAADHPWELRLVGAPAEPWSELDLLTVMLFFAWENGANFYAEIATQSLVEAVGPDRAAEIAPLMINPDEQQLSGASSARYETLGLRFVPMETLKPFRRFAGIGGSNAWAMSGARSPGRAAVVANDPHVDVRNLPGFWHPVGLITPDWRAVGVSAGVPGISAGRNERLAWGVTNGYADVVDLYVETLDPSDSSRYLEGGQSLPFREIQETIKVKGGDDQVVTVRFTRRGPVISDHDWTPFSDRVITARWAVAEYPQADLGLKAASQAQSVDEAVEAWSQHRMFGFSMVVGDVDGHTARVSTGAAPIRLRGDGSVPSLADGQETWAGLIPATEMPSVVDPDQGWAGSANQYVQPTGFPYPFTTYASPSWRYERLQELLSGTGVLSAKDHYELQHDNKNVFAQSVAPIMAAALAEDDMTASLGAILSGWDYRDGLDSAAPTVFQATYRHFARRVFSDDLGDATEGVLSNWYLWQQRLHAMVLEGDEAWGSWFDDVTTPQRETRDDLFRLAGQDALAELTEAYGPGADTWRWGDVRSMRRTGPLRLDGLLGRLTGNQAYPQPGSGETLNRALFDFSEPGFDPQWSVSLRMVADLADPNKVLAVLPGGVVGRTRHPLLDNQIPAFRQGEPAYLWFSDAMIEQHTVTSLTLSPGGP, encoded by the coding sequence ATGGCCAGGCGCGCCGCCCTTGGGCGGCTCTCGGAGCTATTCGGCGAAGCGACCTTGATCACCGACACCGACAGCCGCTTATTCGGCTTTCGTCGGATCGCCCAAGATCATTGGCCCGTCCTGAACGAGGAAAATCAGCAAACGTTGTCCGATTTTGTGGCCGGGCTGAACGCCTATATCAACCTGCACGCGGCGGACCACCCCTGGGAGCTGCGGTTAGTCGGAGCGCCGGCTGAACCGTGGTCCGAATTAGATCTTCTGACGGTGATGCTGTTTTTTGCCTGGGAAAACGGAGCCAACTTCTACGCGGAGATCGCCACCCAGAGCCTGGTCGAAGCCGTGGGCCCGGATCGCGCCGCGGAGATTGCGCCGCTGATGATCAACCCAGATGAGCAACAACTCAGCGGCGCATCCTCAGCGCGGTATGAAACGCTCGGTTTGCGGTTCGTGCCTATGGAAACGCTGAAGCCATTTCGACGGTTTGCCGGTATCGGAGGTTCCAACGCCTGGGCCATGAGTGGTGCGCGTTCGCCTGGCAGAGCCGCCGTTGTCGCCAACGATCCGCACGTGGACGTACGTAACCTGCCGGGTTTTTGGCATCCCGTGGGGTTGATCACGCCAGACTGGCGGGCGGTAGGGGTGAGTGCGGGTGTCCCAGGCATCAGCGCGGGCCGCAATGAGCGCCTGGCCTGGGGGGTCACCAACGGCTACGCGGACGTGGTTGATCTGTATGTAGAAACGCTCGACCCGAGTGATTCATCGCGGTACCTGGAAGGCGGCCAGTCTCTGCCGTTTCGCGAAATCCAGGAAACGATCAAAGTGAAAGGCGGTGATGACCAGGTGGTAACCGTGCGGTTCACCAGGCGTGGACCCGTGATTTCTGACCATGACTGGACGCCGTTCAGCGACAGGGTGATCACCGCTCGCTGGGCAGTCGCGGAGTATCCGCAGGCTGATCTTGGCCTGAAGGCAGCATCACAAGCCCAAAGTGTGGACGAAGCCGTTGAGGCATGGAGCCAGCATCGGATGTTCGGTTTCAGCATGGTTGTGGGTGATGTGGATGGACACACGGCGCGAGTGTCCACCGGTGCTGCTCCGATACGCCTTCGCGGTGACGGATCAGTCCCTTCGCTGGCGGACGGACAGGAGACGTGGGCGGGCCTGATTCCCGCGACCGAGATGCCTAGCGTTGTGGATCCCGACCAAGGCTGGGCCGGCAGTGCCAATCAATATGTCCAACCGACCGGTTTTCCCTATCCCTTCACTACCTACGCCTCCCCAAGCTGGCGCTATGAGCGCCTGCAGGAGCTGTTAAGCGGTACCGGCGTGCTCAGCGCTAAAGATCATTACGAGCTGCAGCACGACAACAAAAACGTTTTTGCTCAAAGCGTGGCGCCGATCATGGCGGCGGCGCTGGCAGAAGACGATATGACGGCGTCGCTGGGAGCAATCCTGAGCGGGTGGGATTACCGTGACGGGCTCGACAGCGCAGCGCCAACCGTATTTCAGGCGACCTACCGCCACTTTGCTCGAAGGGTGTTCAGCGACGATCTGGGTGATGCGACAGAGGGCGTGTTGAGCAACTGGTATCTCTGGCAACAGCGGCTGCATGCCATGGTGCTGGAAGGTGATGAGGCCTGGGGCTCATGGTTCGACGACGTGACCACCCCGCAGCGCGAAACCCGCGATGACCTGTTTCGGTTGGCGGGGCAGGACGCGCTTGCCGAGCTGACCGAGGCCTATGGCCCGGGAGCCGATACCTGGCGCTGGGGTGACGTGAGGTCCATGCGCCGAACCGGTCCACTGCGACTTGACGGGCTGCTGGGCAGGTTGACGGGCAATCAGGCGTATCCACAGCCGGGATCCGGTGAAACGCTCAATCGCGCGCTGTTTGATTTCTCCGAGCCGGGTTTTGACCCCCAGTGGTCCGTTTCCCTTCGCATGGTGGCGGACCTAGCTGATCCTAATAAGGTGCTGGCCGTCCTGCCCGGCGGGGTGGTTGGACGAACGCGCCATCCGCTTCTCGACAACCAGATCCCGGCTTTTCGTCAGGGCGAGCCAGCTTATCTATGGTTTTCGGACGCCATGATCGAGCAGCACACCGTCACCTCGCTCACCTTAAGCCCAGGAGGCCCGTAA
- a CDS encoding serine protease: protein MKPALLTAALVASSAAFAQYPETFTEPSLTTPVSQAAIDAKAAHLSQLLQRHQTLATEKLGQISLTHADRVDIGEAECVVGCEDELRAAPRALESGKVRPLGVRVDLLDFQRKGTADFGQLLKPENGTIAWQGGVMSPGATALKLHFTDFSLPEGASLSLYNLAGEVFGPYALDGANKNGEFWTETITGDEAFLQLWLPADVKGESANFQIAQVAHIGPRFQVAGALNPTGEKAFCSFNESCVENGGCYNNSDWSQMESTKDGVAHIQFVSGGSTFICSGGLLNDTDSSTQVPLFLTANHCLSTSAEASSMEAFWRFGASCGGACYNPNGAVPRTSGATVLSSRSTSDYTLLELNQAAPSGSTFLGWTASPVANSNGRDLFRISHPKGAPQAYSRHDVSTSIGTCGSWPRGNWIYSTDAIGATEGGSSGSPVLNASGQVVGQLSGGCGPNPSAACDSRNATVDGALAAYFDRVDQWLDPDTTPPGGETYTGFLSGRGDRDVHPNGTYYQSAAGLHQGTLTGPGNADFDLALYRWTGRWSRVAVSQSSSSNESISYNGASGYYYWRIYSYSGSGSYTFTLSRP from the coding sequence ATGAAACCAGCTTTATTGACGGCGGCGCTTGTCGCCAGCAGCGCAGCCTTTGCGCAATACCCTGAAACCTTCACCGAACCCTCGCTGACCACCCCGGTCTCCCAAGCCGCCATAGACGCGAAAGCGGCGCACCTAAGTCAGCTGCTTCAACGCCACCAAACGCTGGCAACCGAAAAACTTGGCCAAATCAGCCTCACCCACGCTGATCGCGTCGACATCGGTGAAGCCGAATGTGTGGTTGGCTGTGAAGATGAGTTGAGGGCGGCGCCGCGGGCATTGGAATCCGGCAAAGTCCGGCCGCTTGGCGTGCGGGTCGACCTACTGGATTTTCAACGCAAAGGCACCGCAGATTTTGGTCAGCTGCTGAAGCCGGAGAATGGCACCATCGCCTGGCAGGGCGGGGTGATGTCGCCCGGCGCAACGGCTCTGAAATTGCATTTCACCGATTTTTCGTTGCCTGAGGGCGCGAGCCTTTCGCTCTATAACCTCGCTGGCGAAGTCTTTGGCCCCTACGCGCTCGACGGGGCGAACAAAAACGGCGAGTTCTGGACCGAAACCATCACCGGTGACGAGGCGTTTCTGCAGCTCTGGCTGCCGGCGGACGTCAAGGGCGAGTCAGCAAACTTTCAGATCGCCCAGGTTGCTCACATTGGCCCCCGCTTTCAGGTCGCTGGCGCGCTGAACCCAACTGGCGAAAAGGCCTTTTGCAGCTTCAACGAGTCTTGCGTGGAAAACGGCGGTTGCTACAACAACAGCGACTGGTCGCAGATGGAAAGCACCAAAGACGGCGTTGCGCATATCCAGTTCGTCAGCGGCGGCAGCACCTTTATCTGCAGTGGCGGTTTGCTGAACGACACGGACAGCTCGACCCAGGTGCCGCTGTTTCTGACCGCAAACCACTGTCTGAGCACCTCGGCTGAAGCATCCAGCATGGAGGCATTCTGGCGGTTTGGCGCGAGCTGTGGCGGGGCCTGCTATAACCCGAACGGCGCGGTGCCGCGCACCAGCGGCGCTACGGTGCTCAGCAGCCGATCCACCAGCGACTACACGCTCCTGGAGCTCAACCAGGCGGCACCTTCCGGCAGTACCTTTCTTGGCTGGACGGCGAGCCCAGTGGCTAACTCCAACGGCCGTGATCTGTTTCGGATCAGTCATCCCAAAGGCGCCCCGCAAGCCTATAGCCGACACGATGTAAGCACGTCGATCGGCACCTGCGGCTCCTGGCCGCGCGGCAACTGGATCTACTCGACGGACGCGATTGGCGCTACCGAGGGCGGCTCTAGCGGTTCCCCGGTTCTCAACGCCTCCGGCCAGGTGGTGGGTCAGCTTTCCGGGGGCTGTGGTCCGAACCCCTCAGCGGCCTGTGACAGCCGCAACGCGACCGTCGACGGGGCGCTCGCGGCGTATTTTGATCGCGTTGATCAGTGGTTGGATCCGGATACGACACCGCCGGGCGGCGAAACCTACACGGGTTTTCTGTCGGGTCGCGGCGATCGGGATGTGCATCCGAACGGCACCTACTACCAGTCGGCTGCGGGTCTGCATCAGGGCACGCTCACCGGCCCCGGCAACGCCGACTTTGATCTGGCGCTGTACCGCTGGACCGGCCGCTGGAGCCGCGTAGCCGTGTCTCAGTCGAGCAGCTCGAACGAGTCGATCAGCTACAACGGCGCGTCGGGCTACTACTACTGGCGGATCTACTCCTACTCCGGCAGCGGCAGCTACACCTTCACTCTCAGCCGGCCGTAG
- a CDS encoding C45 family peptidase — MVHEGVTRWELEQLTVQGHPRDLGEQQGEHFRERIQQFIAVRFAAVSEYAAELGRDDITPLREIGRTSQAIFADWDPEASTEHEGIARGAQVDSLDLFIATNITDMRDVLLLPRGEASPPELEGCTAVLLPGRLTQSGKGLAGQTWDLNPTDVDYVVGVHRKPVKGPETWSLTCTGCLTLIGMNSEGLALGTTNIKMHGSKPGVGYLNVLHRAIRSPGVEEASRIILDAPRSGAHTFWLADPKQQVEWEAGPDAAVARTADDQAVTRTNHCLAPEFIERQGEPTSETSAKRLAKATAVVEAGNINPTALRTLFSDRSEGINSINRYHEDGTDTATNGVFIASPSDRRLWACRGPADRGEWIEHAW, encoded by the coding sequence ATGGTCCATGAAGGCGTGACCCGCTGGGAACTGGAGCAGCTGACCGTCCAGGGTCATCCACGTGATCTAGGGGAGCAGCAGGGCGAACATTTTCGCGAGCGGATCCAGCAGTTTATTGCGGTGCGATTCGCTGCGGTATCAGAATACGCCGCTGAACTGGGCCGAGACGACATCACGCCGCTGCGCGAGATCGGGCGGACTTCTCAGGCGATTTTCGCTGATTGGGACCCGGAGGCGTCTACTGAGCACGAGGGCATCGCGCGCGGCGCGCAGGTGGATTCGCTGGACCTGTTTATTGCAACTAACATCACCGACATGCGGGACGTCCTGCTATTGCCTCGCGGCGAGGCGAGCCCGCCTGAACTTGAGGGATGCACCGCCGTGCTCCTGCCGGGGCGGTTGACCCAAAGCGGCAAGGGACTCGCCGGCCAAACCTGGGACCTGAACCCCACAGACGTTGACTACGTGGTTGGCGTGCACCGAAAGCCCGTCAAAGGACCGGAAACCTGGAGCCTGACCTGCACCGGATGCCTGACGTTGATCGGGATGAACAGCGAAGGGCTGGCGCTGGGAACCACCAATATCAAGATGCATGGTTCCAAGCCCGGAGTGGGGTACCTCAACGTCCTGCACCGCGCGATTCGGAGCCCCGGCGTCGAAGAGGCCTCCCGGATCATCCTTGATGCCCCGCGCTCCGGCGCCCATACCTTCTGGCTGGCTGACCCCAAGCAGCAAGTTGAGTGGGAGGCCGGCCCGGACGCTGCGGTAGCCCGAACAGCCGACGACCAAGCGGTGACGCGAACCAATCATTGCCTAGCCCCAGAGTTTATTGAGCGGCAGGGTGAACCCACCAGCGAGACCAGCGCAAAGCGACTTGCCAAGGCCACCGCCGTTGTAGAGGCCGGCAATATTAACCCCACCGCACTACGAACGTTGTTTTCGGACCGCAGCGAAGGCATCAACAGCATCAACCGATACCATGAAGACGGCACGGATACCGCAACCAACGGGGTCTTTATCGCCAGCCCGTCTGACCGCCGACTGTGGGCCTGCCGCGGTCCAGCGGACCGAGGGGAATGGATTGAACATGCCTGGTAG
- a CDS encoding type 1 glutamine amidotransferase domain-containing protein, protein MNFRSASSNLFFGLVLIVLASQVRAEPTKKPSVLFILSAHSEGYWLPEVVTPYKILTDAGFSVDFATPGGNQGIGAGGDMMSEEERLTRVSIADRLTKPLSLKVIQPQDYQALYVPGGAGPMFDLYDHPEVNRITAALFEEGKPVAADCHGPAAFAGVRLSNGVLMVRGKKLTAKSNAEEGEWARKNYPFLLEDKFNELSAHFSAAEPYQPWVVRDGNLLTGQNPASAAPLARVLVDMLSTTNRAWSPKTQR, encoded by the coding sequence ATGAACTTTCGTTCGGCAAGCAGCAACCTCTTTTTCGGCCTGGTTCTTATCGTTCTGGCATCTCAGGTACGGGCAGAACCCACCAAGAAACCCAGCGTCCTTTTTATCCTATCCGCCCATTCGGAAGGTTACTGGCTGCCAGAGGTTGTCACGCCCTATAAGATCCTGACCGACGCCGGCTTCTCGGTGGATTTTGCAACGCCGGGAGGCAACCAGGGTATCGGGGCGGGCGGCGACATGATGTCCGAGGAAGAGCGACTTACCCGCGTTTCTATTGCCGATCGGCTGACCAAGCCGCTCAGTCTTAAGGTCATCCAACCGCAGGATTACCAGGCTCTCTACGTGCCCGGGGGTGCCGGACCGATGTTCGACCTCTACGACCATCCAGAAGTGAATCGCATCACGGCAGCGTTGTTTGAGGAAGGCAAGCCGGTCGCCGCTGACTGTCACGGCCCAGCCGCCTTTGCCGGCGTGCGCCTGAGCAACGGCGTACTGATGGTGCGGGGGAAGAAACTCACGGCTAAATCCAACGCAGAAGAGGGCGAATGGGCCCGGAAAAACTATCCCTTTCTGCTCGAAGACAAGTTCAACGAGCTTTCCGCGCACTTCAGCGCAGCCGAGCCGTACCAGCCCTGGGTGGTTCGGGACGGCAATCTACTGACGGGTCAGAATCCGGCATCCGCCGCTCCGCTGGCCCGGGTGCTGGTCGACATGCTGTCGACAACCAACCGGGCGTGGTCGCCCAAAACTCAACGCTAA